tcactatgctttctgtaaccaaccggaccaaactcacacgcattacaaacacagCAGCTAAAATCCTCGGCCTACCCCACACCCAACATCTCAGATCTAAACCACAGGTCCACCATTTgactggcaaacacaatagtccaggatatcactcacccactacaccaatatatCATCctactaccatcagggcgcaggtacagaaccatcaaattccgaagggcccgcctcgggaaaagccttatccctgcagctgtagccgccctaaacagcaggcctgtctgacaagcctgtaaatatgTTGGTACTGTCACTGTCATGTATGATCTCTTTTTTCTATTTTTGTCCGCGATGTGTAAtgtttattgtttaaatgtacggtcagtgaaaatgaatttccccacggggaccaataaatctaaatctaaaaagaccgctcacaaaacgacACATCCTGAGACGACCGTCAGAATGTGGTTTGAAAAAAGTTTTTGAAatttaatctatgcaacatttttaagAAAGAATCATTGCATGTTGTGCAGACTACAAATAAGTGcttaaagtgtaggaaaaaaatcataatatgaccctttaagGTTTTATCTGTCTTTTAAAAACAGATgtcaaccaaatccatgcaataaaTTGTTTATTTAGTGCATGATTACCAAATGTGTGCGTATAGGCGGCGACGTTGGGGTTTGATGATaataattagggctgtgaatctctgggtgtcccacgattcgattcaatatcgattcttggggtcacgattcaattgaaaatcgatttttttttcaattcaacacgattctcgattcaaaaacgattttttcccgattcaaaacgattctctattcattcaatacataggatttcagcaggatctaccccagtctgctgacaagaGTAgcatagtagatttttgtaaaaagcttttataattgtaaaggacaatgttttatcaactgattgcaataatgtaaatttgtttcaactattaaatgaaccaaaaatatgacctattttatctttgtgaaaatattggacacagtgtgttgtcaagcttatgagatgcgatgcaagtgtaagccactgtgacactattgttcatttatttttttttataaatgtctaatgataatgtcaatgagggattttaaatcactgctatgttgaaattgtaactaatattgatactgttgttgataatattcatttttgtttcactacttttgaattgttctgtgtcgtgtttgtgtctcctctcaattgctctgtttattgcagttctgagtgttgctgggtcgggtttggttttggaattggattgcattgttatggtatcgcTGTGTttcgttttgttggattgattaataaaaaataaataaataaataaaaataaaataaaaaataaaaaaaatagatttttaaataatgagaatcgattctgaatcgcacactgtgagaatcgcaattcgaattcgaattgatttttttcccacacccctaataataataataattagggatgtccgataatggctttttgctgatatccgttattccgatattgtccaactctttaattactgataccgatatcaaccgataccgatatcaaccgatatatgcagtcgtggaattaacacattattatgcctaacttggacaaccaggtatggtgaagataaggtactttttaaaaaaattaataaaataagataaataaattaaaaacattttcttgaataaaaaagaaagtaaaacaatataaaaacagttacatagaaactagtaatgaatgaaaatgagtaaaattaactgttaaaggttagtactattagtggaccagcagcacgcacaatcatgtgtgcttatcgactgtatcccttgcagactgtattgatatataatgtaggaaccagaatattaataacagaaagaaacaacccttttgtgtgaatgagtgtaaatgggggagggaggttttttgggttggtgcactaattgtaagtgtatcttgtgttttttattttaatttaataaaaaaaattaaaaaaaaataaaaaatgttaccgataataaaaaaaacgataccgatcatttccgatattacattttaacgcatttatcggccgatgccgataatatcggcaggccgatattatcggcatctctaataataatggattagatttatatatcgCTTTTCTAGattacagagaagtgagaacccatcattcattcacacctggtggaggtaagctactttcataaccacagctgccctgggactgactgacggaagcgtggctcccAGTTTGCGCCTCAGACCAccgcctatcattcatcattcattcaccagtgtgagcggcaccgggggcgaggatgaagtgtcctgcccaaggacacaacggcagtgatttggatgtcaagaggcggggagccaacctgcaaccctcaggtttctggcacggcctccCCCGGTTTAGGGAGGCATGGAGGCCCAAAATCTGGTGCTACGCCCCTTGGCCCAGGCTGAGTAAAGGTTGGTAAACACTGAACCTGACTTATGTTGCCAGCAGAAGGTGCCATCAATTCGCCTGTGAACCACCTTTCACCTGAAAGCGCTCAATTTCCTTATCGTCCTGCAGGGTGTGAGGTGTGTCCTGCAGGCAGCAGATGAAGAAGGCTGTGTCGAACCTCTTCACGCCGTATCGACGTTCTGGGGTCAGCCAGTTGGCCCACTCGTGTAAGGCCCAGATGTTGGGCAGCACCTGCAGCTCCCTGCACATTGTGATGAAGTTAGACGGGTTCTGGTTGACAAGAGTCCTCCACCTGCTCAGCTCACTGCTGCACAGCTCGTTGACTTTATAGTGCTTGACTTCATCTGTGGTGCGTCTGTCCTCAAGGCTCTTTAACAAAGTCATCTCCTCGTCTTtggacacaaacaacaacactccTGACTCCTCGAAGGTCTCCCTTAAGGCGCAGATCCGAAAGGCGACTTCTCCCGGGATAGGAGAGCCCAATTGCAGCCTGTCCGTCGCAAATATTGGAGGTCTGGTGTCATGAGGTTGTTGGACGCTCCTTAAACCGAAATTTGGAGAGTTGGTAAAAGCTTTAAAAACGTCCAGCCAGTCGCTGGAGAAGTCTGAAGAGTCCGCCATGCCTCCAGGGAACACATACGCATTAGGCATGAATCCACTTTTGGGGCTTCGTTT
This is a stretch of genomic DNA from Nerophis lumbriciformis linkage group LG06, RoL_Nlum_v2.1, whole genome shotgun sequence. It encodes these proteins:
- the nudt19 gene encoding acyl-coenzyme A diphosphatase NUDT19 — encoded protein: MNTRLKNWKEAATLILAAGHKLGAEGLSPPHRFDYNVLLLKRSPKSGFMPNAYVFPGGMADSSDFSSDWLDVFKAFTNSPNFGLRSVQQPHDTRPPIFATDRLQLGSPIPGEVAFRICALRETFEESGVLLFVSKDEEMTLLKSLEDRRTTDEVKHYKVNELCSSELSRWRTLVNQNPSNFITMCRELQVLPNIWALHEWANWLTPERRYGVKRFDTAFFICCLQDTPHTLQDDKEIERFQWSTPPDVLRSYQARELWIAPPQFYELSRMCRFPSLSDLQNFARQRSSDGCEQWLPVVFQQDDGYLSVLPGDRLYPSNSSEGRTVDASVDQESSETALHRFMISDPYGTRLQINITPKYNHLMPLVGPFDPSAEL